One window of the Mixophyes fleayi isolate aMixFle1 chromosome 6, aMixFle1.hap1, whole genome shotgun sequence genome contains the following:
- the BECN1 gene encoding beclin-1, translating to METSKSSTMQVSFVCQRCSQPLKLDTSFKILDKVTMQELTAPLVTTAAVKPGDTQEEDASTEETFVENRLDGVSRRLIPPARMMSTESANSFTLIGEASDGGTMENLSRRLKVTGDLFDIMSGQTDVDHPLCEECTDTLLDQLDNQLNITENECQNYKRCLEILERINEDDKEKLEAKLKELAEDEERLIQELEEVERNQEQVAQDIEKVRQEAERLEQEEAQYQKEYSEFKRQQLDLDDELKSVDNQMRYAQLQLDKLKKTNVFNATFHIWHSGQFGTINNFRLGRLPSVPVEWNEINAAWGQTVLLLHALANKMGLEFQRYRLVPFGNHSYLESLTDKSKELPLYCSGGLRFFWDNKFDHAMVAFLDCVQQFKEEVERGDTGFCLPYRMDVEKGKIEDTGGNGGSYSIKTQFNSEEQWTKALKFMLTNLKWGLAWVSSQFYNK from the exons ATGGAGACTTCTAAATCATCCACCATGCAAGTGAGCTTTGTATGTCAACGATGCAGCCAGCCATTGAAGCTAGACACCTCCTTCAAAATCCTGGATAAAGTAACCATGCAGGAACTGACAG CTCCATTGGTGACAACAGCTGCTGTAAAACCAGGGGACACCCAAGAAGAGGACGCAAGTACAGAA GAAACTTTTGTAGAAAACAGACTGGATGGAGTTTCTAGAAGATTAATCCCACCTGCCAG GATGATGTCCACTGAAAGTGCAAACAGCTTCACGTTGATAGGCGAAGCATCTGATGGCGGTACAATGGAGAACCTGAGCAGAAGACTCAAG GTGACTGGAGACCTCTTTGACATCATGTCAGGGCAGACTGATGTGGACCATCCCCTTTGTGAGGAGTGTACCGACACACTTTTAGACCAACTTGATAATCAGCTGAACATCACAGAGAATGAGTGTCAGAACTACAA ACGCTGCCTGGAGATTCTGGAGCGAATCAATGAAGATGACAAGGAGAAACTTGAAGCTAAGTTGAAGGAGCTAGCAGAGGATGAGGAAAGGCTGATTCAGGAGTTGGAGGAAGTCGAGAGGAACCAAGAGCAGGTGGCACAAGACATAGAAAAAGTCAGACAGGAAGCAGAGAGGCTGGAGCAGGAGGAGGCTCA GTACCAAAAAGAGTACAGCGAGTTCAAGCGTCAACAGCTGGATTTGGATGATGAATTGAAAAGTGTGGACAACCAGATGAGATATGCTCAGTTGCAGCTGGACAAGCTCAAAAAGACCAATGTCTTTAATGCCACCTTCCATATATG GCATAGTGGTCAGTTTGGCACCATCAACAACTTCCGGCTTGGTCGTCTACCCAGTGTTCCCGTGGAGTGGAACGAAATCAACGCAGCTTGGGGTCAAACCGTTCTACTACTACATGCCTTGGCCAACAAGATGGGGCTTGAGTTCCAAAG GTACCGTCTGGTGCCATTTGGAAACCATTCATACTTGGAATCGCTCACAGACAAGTCTAAG GAGCTTCCACTATACTGTTCAGGGGGCCTGAGATTTTTCTGGGATAACAAGTTTGACCATGCGATGGTGGCCTTCCTGGACTGTGTGCAACAAtttaaggaagaggtggagaGAGGGGACACTGGTTTCTGTTTACCCTACAG GATGGATGTTGAGAAGGGGAAAATTGAAGACACTGGTGGCAATGGTGGATCCTACTCTATCAAGACACAGTTTAACTCTGAGGAGCAATGGACTAAGGCCCTGAAGTTCATGTTGACCAATCTGAAGTGGGGGCTGGCTTGGGTTTCCTCTCAGTTTTACAACAAGTGA